The genomic DNA TAGATGATTCACGTATAAAATGAGAAGCACATGATATTCCCaatagaaaatgtaattttgaaGTATACAAAtcctagttttaaaaaaaaagaaactaggTAACAGTAACAGAAGCTACACTCACAAGCTTACTGCTTTCATGACCAAATATATCCTCCATGTGAGCGAAGAGTGACCTCCACTGACTCATGAGATCAGATTCTAGTTCTGATGATTTTCCTGTGCCTCCTTGGGAAGGAATGTCAATTTCCTTTCCCCTGACACACTTTTGAACCAAGCAGCTCGCCTCTTTCTGACTCTTCTTTAATGCTAACATTATAAAGATAGAGCAGTAACATAAGATAACAAACTACTCCTTGATGATAGAGAATTTAGTAAAAATGCTAGCTAAGGTGGCACTTCTTATGTATTATGGATGAATTTACCAGCTATGCGACCCTTGAAGTCCTGATAATGCAGATCCGACCAAATATAAGCAGCTGATCATCAAAGTAAAAACAATTGCATTCATACCATCAAATCTAATGTACAACAAATAAACTCTTACAAATCTGAGActggaaaagaaaatgcaaacATATCTGAAAACCATAAACATACAATTACCTTTTAAGCAAAAGGAGCAAGAGCAATCTTTGAGCATATCAGCACCCCCATTCAAATTCAGACAACCATCATCCTTAAGCCCGGCACATCTTTCCAATTCAAATGATTTCAAGCCCTGTGACATAGGCAAATTCGACCTACATTTGCTTGAACCCAATTTGCCAACAACATCCTGATCATCATAAACACGACCAACTTGTGCTCTGACTCCTTCCTCACAACCTTTCTTCGAGCATGTGGGCATCAAAACACTAGACACACAACAATCCCTTGTTGCATCTCCAAATTCTACCCCATTGTGAGCAATTGTAACGCCCAAAGAGCGCGACTTGTCCATGTTATCAGGTTCATTAGAGACAATAAAGACAGCATTCTCACACAGAGGCACTCCCTTTTCATAATTATCAACTCCAGATTTCTTGTTCTTTCCCATCCCGTTTACGAAATTTTCAACTTGTGAACAAACCTTCTTCTCAAAAACCGAATTCCCATTTTCACCATCACCAGAACGGGGCCCCAAATCGCCTGAAATCAACGAAACCCCTCTTTTAAGAGGTCGATTTGTCACATCACCCAAAGCGGGTCGAGTCGTACGCAATCCGTCAGTGAAATCATCTCCATTCATCgtcaaaattcaaatcaattccaCTACAAATGAACtcaaacaacaaaaattcagctcataaattaaaaataacaaaatgccAGAAAAACAAAGAATCGAAGATCAAACCCACAGATACAAGAAACGAAAAGCAAAATGAAACCCCAAAATCTTGAAAACGACTTGAAGCTTGATGGATTTTGAAGAAACTGACCTTTGAAGAGAGAAACTCCGAGTGGCTGAAGAATCTGAAACCTGGATTTGTGTGGCGAAGTGTTTGAGTATTTGCGCAGGCGCGCGGGAATGAAATCTAATTCGGAGCCTGACCCGCGTTTTTTAATTTCTGGATGCGGGCGGTGCGAAAAACTCGGATTGATAAGCACGTGATACAGGAAAACGGAATGAGGATGTGTTTGAGATGGAAATCAACTTCATGGGGTGCTAatgaaattttctctttatgcCCCTAGCAAATATTAGTACTTGaaagtattaatttgataaacaattacgagtaaatattattttatttataattcatatgttttattGAACAACCTTTTTGtcttataatgttttatttaaattcaaataaagttttaaataattgtttaatgaattaaatataattggatttataaattttaacataattcatggaactccttttctatacGAAATAAAGTCAAGCTCATTCCTCCAATCCATTCCAAAATGCCTATCTTTGTGCTTGTTAAAGcattaaagaaattgaaatgcATGTTCCAAAGcttcaatttttggttgtttcaAATGGAATAAAAATGTGTTTTGGTTGTTCAATGTTCTGCTCAAAATCTTGGACATGGAATGCTCGTTCCAacaaaagaacacttattctaATTTCAATTATGGTTGTTTCAGTTATGCGACTACAGTCATGTTCGAGATTAACCAATGAAAATTATCCTAAGTAACAACTCAACAACTAGTGATTagtaatgaataattttgaacttAAAAAGCTAAAAACgttgacattttaaaaatctcatacaaGACAATGATGACTATGTAGACCATGACCATTATAatgaatacattttttataattacaaaaccaTATTTCTAGTATTCAAAAACAAACCAAAGAAagtacatttattttttttttaatgttttgaaaaccaTTATCAtgttattattcataattatttcATGTATTTTCCTAAGTATAGAAGAGGAAACAAAGAGATACTCGAGCAAtgggaaaaaattaataacaaataaaaggCAAGAAAAACTTATGCTATCCTTTTTGTAATTTCGCGCATCATCCGTTCACAATCGAATTTGTAAGTAAactcaataaaatattattgtatgtCTAGATTATACGCACAAAACTGAAAATACTATAActcttttatgtataaaattgtataagaTGAACTAAAAATAAGTGTTTATtgaaagttaaatttgaatcaagcgTTTGAAGACAATGTTTTAATCGATAAACTATAAATAACTGTGAAAAGAAgtttgtattataataatatctgtttatataataatatattagtatttatattCATGTTTGTATTCGTTattagtattaattaaaatcaatttgtccaaactaatttaatttatttaatattgtaaatatatatttgttctaAGCTTTATTTACaaactcttttttctctttaaacaaTTTCTTCCTAATTGTAATTGGGAGGGAATACTAAGCCACAAGTCACTGACatgaataataattaacttatatcATTGACCAACCTAAGGTTTCAATAACTACTGGAAAAACCCCATAGGGTATGAGTAATTAGCTACCAGCTTCCCTCAATTATGGTAGATTTGAGTAGAGCCAAGCCCATTTTGAGTTTAGGCTTTCTCAAATGCGACTCAACTTTAAAGAGTCTAACTATGGTCGAGCTTGATGATCTCTCTtcaaatcaatttgagtttaacttaactTGAAGATAGTTTGTTTTGACTATTGAGTCAAAATCGACCTAAAAGAAtgttatttacattattttaatcaattcaaatctattttttattgggCATccatttctattataaatttttggatCTGGATGTGCAACATCAAGGattagattcaatttgagttgttcaatcttaaatttaagtttgaataaaataaattaagttcaagttcaaatCAATTGAATCAACTTTGAACCtaaagattgaatttttttttcataaactgatcaagtttaaattaatttgaatatttgagttcAAGCCAACTAAgatagaatttaaaattaaattattttttaattgagtttgaattatttattaatctcaaattatctcttttagatttgaatttaagctacaaatttactatttaaattctctttaataatattatttatatcatcaataatactatttattttataggTAAGTTATGGCGATATCTCCAACCaactcaaacaaaattgagCCAGAGTTGGCCATTCTTTGAGTCTCCGGCACTTCGCTCGGCATAACTCTAAGCCagccaatttttttcttctactgTGTCTTAATGACAAGTCAAACTTCCAACATTTCCTCCGTTTTTCAGATCCTGTGTTTTTTTGTTCATCGTACATTAAACAGAGGAATCTCCCTTCAGAAAACAGAGCAGAAAAATGAAGTCAGAGACTTTAACGTTGATTCTAGTGAATCTCGCTGCCATAATGGAGAGAGCCGATGAGTCATTGTTGCCGGGAGTGTACAAAGAAGTTGGTGCCGCTTTACATATAGATCCCAGTGGCTTGGGCTCACTCACTCTATTTCGATCGATTGTGCAGTCTCTTTGTTACCCTTTGGCTGCTTTCTTAGCTTCAAGACATAACCGAGCACATGTTCTTTCTCTTGGGGCTTTCCTCTGGGCTGCAGCTACCTTTCTAGTTGCCATTTCAAATACTTTCTTTCAGGTTGTGTAATTCACCTGTCTATTAAactttttgtttcaaatttcaaaatttgtagTTTGTGTTTTTGGGTTGTTTTTATAGTTGCtaaaatgggttttttttttctttactttgcaTCCTTGGGAGTGTCAACTAGTTGAACCAGCTCGTTTGGAATATGGGTGCTGAAATGGGCATGGAAGATTGttgttttaatgaaaattttattcataatttcattACTTCCTGTATGATAACTTCACATTGGAACTTGAGATTTTTCGTTTTCTGGATGAATATTCAAATGCATTGCTGAAGCCATGAAATTAGGAACTAATTTTATTGTAGTTTCTATAGAACTTCTGTGAAAATTTAAGGCAATATTTTGTCTTCAGTAAGGTAGCAAAGCCGCCCAAATGATTGTAAGCGATTGGGAGTTTGAATGCATGATCTTCCTGTTCATTAGAAGAAAGTGTTTTGTAGTCTTACTGTTTGTTGCATTTGAAGTTTTGCATAGGTTAATATTTAGTCCTCTCATTTGATTAACTAGGTGGCAGTGTCAAGAGGCTTAAATGGAATTGGACTTGCCATTGTCATACCTGCCATTCGTTCCCTTGTTGCCGATTCAACGGATGAGAGCAATCGCGGCATTGCTTTTGGATGGCTGCAACTAACTGGATACATTGGCTCCATCATTGGTGGAATGTTTTCAGTACTAATAGCTTCAACATCATTCATGGGTATACCCGGTTGGAGAATTGCATTCCATGTGGTTGCTCTAGTAAGTGTGCTAGTTGGTATTCTGGTTCATGTGTTCGCTAATGATCCTCGCGAATTTGAAGCCGATAGCAATGCCAAAGATCGAAAAGGACATAAGTCTTTCGCATCAGATATGAAGAACCTAACCAAAGAGGCAAAGATGGTTATTAAAATCCCATCTTTCCAAATCATTGTGGCTCAAGGTATATCTGGAACAATTCCAGGCTCAGCTTTATCATTTGCTGCAATGTGGTTAGAGCTCATTGGTTTCTCCCACAAACTAACTGCATTCATCACGACTTTATTTGTAATTGGTTGTTCTCTTGGGGGTCTGTTTGGAGGAAAGATGGGTGATATTTTTGCCAAACGATTTCCGAATTCTGGGAGGATAGTTCTGTCACAGATTAGTTCTGGCTCAGCCATTCCCATAGCAGCAATTTTACTTTTGGCTTTGCCAGATGATCCATCCTCAGCATTCGTGCATGGTCTGGTCTTCTTCATCATGGGATTTTTCATATCCTGGAATGCTCCTGCAACAAACAAGTATGTATCCTCGAAGcactttgttgttttttttttctgataagtAATGAATTCTCAAACTCAAGACTTCACCCTAGAAATTTCAATACTCTACCAGTTTTGCTAATTCCTTTTTTCAAAGCACTTTGTTGTTCCTGATGTCATATGACTGAAAATTACAGTGTTGTGTAAGTAGAATTCGATAAAATCCTAATGGTGCGAACAGTCCAATATTTGCAGAGATAGTTCCTGAGAGATCGCGAACAACTATCTTTGCGTTGGATTCAACATTTGAGGACATACTATCAAATTTTGCTCCTTTTGTGGTTGGGATTTTGGCTCAGCATGTTTATGGTTATAAACCAATTCCTGAGGGAGCTTCAGATTCAGAAGAGATTGAAACAGACAGGGAGAATGCTAAATCTCTTGCCAAGGCACTCTATACAGCAGTTGGCATTCCAATGACAATTTGTTGCTTCATCTACTCCTTTCTTTATTGCACATACCCTGGAGACCGAGATCGCGCAAGGATGGATGCCTTAATAGAATCAGAAATGCCACACTTGGAAACTGATTATGATTCTCAATCAACTCATGTTTCAGAATCGcaaatgattaataaaaagaaacaaagaagaacCAACATCAAGCTTGAAGGAAAGGAGAGCACTGATTTTGATGACAATGATGAGAATTCACTTCTTTCCAATCATATCTAGCATAGCTGGACTATCTGAATGAACCTACATAACCGATGGGAAGATTTCGCAACATGATATTGTTTAACTTCATTTCTGGTTTAGTTGGACCCAAGCTGTATATACATACCAGGCATACGAGGAGGTTGCTTGTTTGTTGTATTTTTCATCTAGCCATGAATTTACCTAATCATACAATTTGTACCCAAGTATCAGTTGTGCAGATTTGTTTTCCAGATTTTGGATGGTTTCTACCGATAACtttattacataaatttttGCCTTTTTGCAGAGAACGAGTccattcaaatatttttgtaattgagTTTCTGATTAACTTTGTCGTGCCGTATCATTTTGTCCTTAGGTTACCAATTTATAGCCATAGAGGAAGTTCCCCTTtccaaaatatgatataattttgttgGGATTTCAAGTGTAAGGTCTAAGGCTTGGATTTCACATCAAAAAGTATACGCTTCTAGTTTACGATTTATATAACTTTGAGTTCTCTTTTCCACTTCATATCAATTGCAATCTAATTGCAATCATTTTCCTtatcactttatttatttaattataaatgcaACCTTAAACTACCCCTTGTATGAATTCAAGATGGTGGAAAGGCTGAGAGACACTTTCAACATCCTATTAATATTGTAACATTGCTATTTTGTTTAAAACACTAAGCTAGTATCATTTCCATCGACGTATACTCCTTGTAGGAGACTAGAAGtctcacatcaaataaaaaacaatataaatgagtgatatataagtatGGTAAAATGAACTTAACACAAACCAATTACttttatgtaatataagtttcaatcttcatactTATAAAGTCATCAAATAGTGATATAACCAAATGAGTGGGATTTGGTACTAAGTGACAATGCATGCAAGATCTGAATACCAAGTGGCAATGCATCTAACTTAATACTCTATAATAGTTGCActtgtaatatgagttttaattttatagacTCAATGTATTTCTACACTATTGATTTTTCCGTTGAATCACATAAATAATCTTTTTGtgtctctttatctttttctacTAAATTCGATGGTGTTTAATCTACTTTTTGTTACTATTAATTTCATCACTAACAGAAATTATTGACCATGTTTCTATTGTGGATATGCATATATTGACTTTGACATATCCACGGGTCGAGCCTTTGGGCCAACCCATCTACTTTTTAAGATCTAAATCTTGGCTCTATATATAAGGTCAGATCTTAATCGGGTTGGTTCAAAAGTCAACccattttaactattttttttttaaattaaaagaactGGAAAGGTGTACTGGTTATGACTTGGTGAAATTCATACTGCCATATTAATAATTAGTTTGTGGAGTTCAATCTCCAATGTCTATTGTTTCTAAACAAAGGGaattcttttgaatattatttccAACTTGGATTTGTTTGTAATTTGATAGCATAGGAAGATCCAAAACAAGATTATATTTCTAAActgtataataaattatgaatgaaGAAAGAGAATCTTATCTTGAGTATGCagaatatgtataaaaatatacacaactggtacacataatttaaaaaaaaaatgaaattaaaaatgaaacaaatccaAGCATGAGGTAAGAATTGGATTTGTGTtcacaacaaattttaatatatatatatatatatatatatatatatatatatatatatatatatacacacacacacacacatatagtttaaaaaatttaaatatttatttataaattaattattatttaaatggtTTATTAAAGATTAAGATAAtatcgttattttatcactaaatcttaaaatctgaaaaatttatatcattttcttatttttgtttaaaaaactaataattttttttaggattaagttttgaaaaaaaatactttttttctctaattatagagtttcatacttttcaaactttttttgtaGCCACCCCCACaagctttttaaaacttttttcaccaccccccccccccccccaacttTCAATCTATATCATCTCCGGTGACTCAATAGCAATAGCTGGACAAAGTTTGAATAGCAACAAAACAACAACGATGAAAAGacaacaactagataataaagCTTCAACTCGTCCTCTTTCGACCTTTTTGAACGATAAAAGGTCGATGTCATCTTTTCATCGATACTCTAGGGTTTCAACGTCACCCATTGAGCTATCAGAGatgatataaattgatttttttttgagGGGGGGGAGGGGGAATAAAGTAAGTTTGTGGAGGTGgttgtaaatgaaaaaaatatgaaaccttAAAGCTGAGAAAAagcaaatttttcaaaacttaatcttaagagaaaattattagtttttcaaattaaagaggaaaaattatataaatttttagaattttaaggtttaatgacaaaataacgattttaccctttttctaatagaaaattttaatagtaactAATACATGAgtgaatatttaggtttttaaaatcttataaatatgtttttgtctttatattaaaacttaggtgggcaatagtcttttggccttaagttaatttgaactgaatttaatgttaaattatttctaaattaagtttgagtatcagtttatcaatttcaaatcaatattaaGAGAGTtattctaaatttgaattaatctcaaattaaccCAAGGTCAAATCTAACCATGGTTAGAGAGTTTCTTCCCCTGAATTGATGTATAAGCCAATAAATTACATTTCTTGAAAGAAAAGCAAATTTAAGACACAGCACAAAACAGAATCTTCTCTTTTTGCCCTTTTCCTTTTAATGCCTTATTCAGAACTAAACTTCCACTCCTCCACCAATCCCACCCCACCACGTGACTCTTTCCTATTGTTTCCTCCATGGCAGGACTTCACCTTCCAAGTCAATACAGAGCTTCAAAAAACATCGGATCCTCAGTTTCCTCTGgctttctttgttttctctgTTTTCACTGAGAAAATACAATGAAGTCGGAGACTTTAACGTTAATTCTTGTGAATCTCGCCGGCATAATGGAGAGGGCCGACGAGTCGTTGTTACCGGGGGTGTACAAAGAAGTCGGCGCCGCTTTGCATACAGACCCCACTGGCTTAGGCTCGCTCACTTTATTTAGATCAATTGTGCAGTGTTCTTGCTACCCTTTGGCTGCTTACTTAGCTACCAGATATAACCGAGCTCATGTCATTGCTCTTGGAGCTTTTCTATGGGCTGCAGCTACCTTTCTTGTTGCCATTTCAAATACTTTCCTTCAGGTATGtgtaaaatttatcaatctgTACTCTCAACTTTGTTTCAAGATTTAGTTCTGTTTTTCAAAgggttttgaatattttttagtGGGTATGCAGAGAGATAGATCTAGATTATTTAGTTAAGTTGACTTGGTCTTCGATTTATGGGGACAAAATCTGTGCTCATTAGCCTTACTGGCTGCAGATTTACATTTTTGGTCCTCTCATTTGGTTGATTAGGTAGCAGTTTCAAGAGGGTTAAATGGAATAGGACTTGCTATTGTCACACCTGCAATTCAGTCCCTTGTTGCTGATTCAACTGATGACAGCAACCGCGGCATGGCTTTCGGGTGGCTGCAGCTGGCCGGAAACATTGGTTCCATCATCGGTGGGCTCTTTTCGGTACTGATAGCCTCAACATCATTTATGGGAATACCTGGTTGGAGAATTGCATTTCATCTGGTTGGCCTAATTAGTGTTATAGTTGGAATTCTGGTCCGCCTTTTCGCCCAGGATCCGCGCATCCTGGAAGGCCAAAATAGAGCTAAAAATGGGATATCACAGAAGTCTTTTATGTCAGAAATGAGGGACTTGATCAATGAAGCAAAAATGGTTATCAAAATCCCATCTTTTCAAATAATTGTAGCTCAAGGTGTTTCAGGATCATTCCCTTGGTCAGCCTTATTCTCATTTTCTCCAATGTGGTTAGAGCTCATAGGCTTCTCCCACAAGTTAACTGCATTTCTGATGACTTTATTTGTGGTTGCTTGCTCCCTTGGTGGCCTATTCGGAGGAAAACTGGGGGACATTCTCGCAAGACGCTTCCCAAATTCCGGGCGGATAGTTTTATCACAGATTAGTTCTGGTTCAGCCATTCCTATAGCAGCCATTTTGCTTCTGGCATTGCCTGATGATCCATCCACAGCATTCGTCCATGGCCTAGTGATTTTCATCATGGGATTATGCATCTCCTGGAATGGTCCCGCAACGAACAAGTATGTATCCTCAGTCCCTTTCGTTATTCCTCTTAGTGTTCCAGGACTAATTTGAGTGCATACAGTCCAATCTTTGCAGAAATAGTTCCTGAGAAATCGCGAACCAGCATCTACGCGTTGGATCGATCTTTCGAGTCCATTCTGGCATCCTTTGCTCCTCCTATGGTTGGAATTTTAGCTCAACATGTTTATGGCTACAAACCAGTTCCCAAGGGAGCTTCAGATTCAATTGAGATTGCGACAGACAGGCAGAATGCTACATCACTTGCCAAGGCACTCTACACAGCAATTGGCATTCCAATGACAATTTGCTGCTTCATTTACTCCTTTCTTTACTCCACATACCCAAGAGATCGCGAGCGCGCAAGGATGCATGCCTTAATAGAATCAGAAATGCAACAATTGGAAGCAGATTGTTGTCCTGGAATGGAGAAACACTCTCAAGTTGATGTTTCAGAATCGAAAACAACGGATGGGATGGAAGCAAGCAGAATTGACGTAGAGCATGGAGGGGAGGAGCCTAATGATTtagatgataatgatgaaaagTACTTGCTTTCCCAGAAATGATCATTAATATTGTGGTAAAAACATAGACAACTTGATCATTTTTGAGgaatttatacattattttacAGGATCATTAGTTTATGATCAATGGATACTTGCATACGTTCTTCAGCTATTTATTGATTGAAAACACTTCAAAGAGTTTAAATTAAGGTTAGATTAAAGTCGAGTAGACTTAGCGTTCAGCTTGAAACTTGAGTTGCAATTCAAGTCAAATCAACTCAAATCCAACAAGTCACCGACCTATTCATCTCTTTTATCATCACTCATGACCCCTTT from Mangifera indica cultivar Alphonso chromosome 16, CATAS_Mindica_2.1, whole genome shotgun sequence includes the following:
- the LOC123199504 gene encoding uncharacterized protein LOC123199504, whose amino-acid sequence is MNGDDFTDGLRTTRPALGDVTNRPLKRGVSLISGDLGPRSGDGENGNSVFEKKVCSQVENFVNGMGKNKKSGVDNYEKGVPLCENAVFIVSNEPDNMDKSRSLGVTIAHNGVEFGDATRDCCVSSVLMPTCSKKGCEEGVRAQVGRVYDDQDVVGKLGSSKCRSNLPMSQGLKSFELERCAGLKDDGCLNLNGGADMLKDCSCSFCLKAAYIWSDLHYQDFKGRIAALKKSQKEASCLVQKCVRGKEIDIPSQGGTGKSSELESDLMSQWRSLFAHMEDIFGHESSKLQASFVTLKDLRENCKMDLERTHGMPSDKN
- the LOC123199505 gene encoding uncharacterized protein LOC123199505 isoform X2, with the translated sequence MKSETLTLILVNLAAIMERADESLLPGVYKEVGAALHIDPSGLGSLTLFRSIVQSLCYPLAAFLASRHNRAHVLSLGAFLWAAATFLVAISNTFFQVAVSRGLNGIGLAIVIPAIRSLVADSTDESNRGIAFGWLQLTGYIGSIIGGMFSVLIASTSFMGIPGWRIAFHVVALVSVLVGILVHVFANDPREFEADSNAKDRKGHKSFASDMKNLTKEAKMVIKIPSFQIIVAQGISGTIPGSALSFAAMWLELIGFSHKLTAFITTLFVIGCSLGGLFGGKMGDIFAKRFPNSGRIVLSQISSGSAIPIAAILLLALPDDPSSAFVHGLVFFIMGFFISWNAPATNKDSS
- the LOC123199505 gene encoding uncharacterized protein LOC123199505 isoform X1 translates to MKSETLTLILVNLAAIMERADESLLPGVYKEVGAALHIDPSGLGSLTLFRSIVQSLCYPLAAFLASRHNRAHVLSLGAFLWAAATFLVAISNTFFQVAVSRGLNGIGLAIVIPAIRSLVADSTDESNRGIAFGWLQLTGYIGSIIGGMFSVLIASTSFMGIPGWRIAFHVVALVSVLVGILVHVFANDPREFEADSNAKDRKGHKSFASDMKNLTKEAKMVIKIPSFQIIVAQGISGTIPGSALSFAAMWLELIGFSHKLTAFITTLFVIGCSLGGLFGGKMGDIFAKRFPNSGRIVLSQISSGSAIPIAAILLLALPDDPSSAFVHGLVFFIMGFFISWNAPATNNPIFAEIVPERSRTTIFALDSTFEDILSNFAPFVVGILAQHVYGYKPIPEGASDSEEIETDRENAKSLAKALYTAVGIPMTICCFIYSFLYCTYPGDRDRARMDALIESEMPHLETDYDSQSTHVSESQMINKKKQRRTNIKLEGKESTDFDDNDENSLLSNHI
- the LOC123199506 gene encoding protein spinster-like isoform X1, giving the protein MKSETLTLILVNLAGIMERADESLLPGVYKEVGAALHTDPTGLGSLTLFRSIVQCSCYPLAAYLATRYNRAHVIALGAFLWAAATFLVAISNTFLQVAVSRGLNGIGLAIVTPAIQSLVADSTDDSNRGMAFGWLQLAGNIGSIIGGLFSVLIASTSFMGIPGWRIAFHLVGLISVIVGILVRLFAQDPRILEGQNRAKNGISQKSFMSEMRDLINEAKMVIKIPSFQIIVAQGVSGSFPWSALFSFSPMWLELIGFSHKLTAFLMTLFVVACSLGGLFGGKLGDILARRFPNSGRIVLSQISSGSAIPIAAILLLALPDDPSTAFVHGLVIFIMGLCISWNGPATNNPIFAEIVPEKSRTSIYALDRSFESILASFAPPMVGILAQHVYGYKPVPKGASDSIEIATDRQNATSLAKALYTAIGIPMTICCFIYSFLYSTYPRDRERARMHALIESEMQQLEADCCPGMEKHSQVDVSESKTTDGMEASRIDVEHGGEEPNDLDDNDEKYLLSQK
- the LOC123199506 gene encoding uncharacterized protein LOC123199506 isoform X2 produces the protein MAFGWLQLAGNIGSIIGGLFSVLIASTSFMGIPGWRIAFHLVGLISVIVGILVRLFAQDPRILEGQNRAKNGISQKSFMSEMRDLINEAKMVIKIPSFQIIVAQGVSGSFPWSALFSFSPMWLELIGFSHKLTAFLMTLFVVACSLGGLFGGKLGDILARRFPNSGRIVLSQISSGSAIPIAAILLLALPDDPSTAFVHGLVIFIMGLCISWNGPATNNPIFAEIVPEKSRTSIYALDRSFESILASFAPPMVGILAQHVYGYKPVPKGASDSIEIATDRQNATSLAKALYTAIGIPMTICCFIYSFLYSTYPRDRERARMHALIESEMQQLEADCCPGMEKHSQVDVSESKTTDGMEASRIDVEHGGEEPNDLDDNDEKYLLSQK